In Apium graveolens cultivar Ventura chromosome 10, ASM990537v1, whole genome shotgun sequence, the following are encoded in one genomic region:
- the LOC141690920 gene encoding uncharacterized protein LOC141690920, giving the protein MKKNKAPGPDGVNVEFFMAAWSITGPSFCEAVRHFFCPWFLAPRLKLILPFLVDIAQSAFIPGRFISYNILLAQELFLGYERETSTPKWEKKIDLPKAFDSDFVDWFDSTFAIPRGNIPVHFLGVPLISSQMCINDYMSLIEKITSRLNSWENLLLSLAGRTLLIKSVIHAIEAFWGNHFLLPMAVHANIQSHLSRFLWKGNINHKGGAKVSLTIVYLPREEGGLGLKNMVDWNRTQILIHLIRVIIHNKSLWPTWVNKIVLKNKHFWTLDLPIDASWIWRKILRLRSMALQFIYYSISTGENVSLWFEPWWGNICLANTKSSVIISQYGLHHSDKVWRERNARAHGRGVFGPHKLLQGIIQDINARLATSIWFSKIICKRPDLVTCAS; this is encoded by the exons ATGAAAAAGAATAAGGCGCCTGGTCCGGATGGGGTCAATGTAGAATTTTTTATGGCGGCTTGGTCCATCACAGGTCCGAGTTTTTGTGAGGCTGTCAGGCATTTTTTTTGTCCCTGGTTTCTTGCCCCCAG GTTGAAGCTTATTCTGCCCTTCTTGGTTGATATTGCTCAATCAGCCTTCATCCCTGGGCGTTTTATCTCTTATAATATTTTGTTAGCTCAGGAGTTGTTTCTTGGTTACGAGAGGGAAACTAGCACCCCAAAATGGGAAAAAAAGATCGACTTGCCCAAGGCGTTTGATTCG GACTTTGTTGATTGGTTTGATTCAACATTTGCGATTCCTAGAGGTAATATACCAGTTCACTTTCTTGGGGTCCCGTTAATCTCCTCACAGATGTGCATTAATGACTACATGTCTTTGATTGAGAAAATAACTTCGAGGCTCAACTCTTGGGAAAACTTGTTACTCTCGCTTGCTGGAAGAACTCTGCTCATTAAGTCAGTGATTCATGCTATTGAAGCCTTTTGGGGTAATCACTTCCTTCTTCCAATGGCCGTTCATGCTAATATTCAATCGCACTTATCTAGATTTCTCTGGAAAGGGAATATCAATCACAAAGGGGGTGCCAAAGTATCTTTGACCATAGTTTATTTGCCTAGGGAGGAAGGTGGTTTAGGCCTTAAAAACATGGTAGATTGGAATCGAACTCAAATTTTGATTCATCTCATTCGGGTTATCATACATAATAAGTCTCTTTGGCCTACGTGGGTTAACAAAATTGTGTTGAAGAATAAACACTTCTGGACTCTCGATTTACCAATTGATGCTTCTTGgatttggagaaaaatccttagACTTCGCTCAATGGCACTACAATTTATCTACTACTCGATTTCTACTGGGGAAAATGTGTCCTTATGGTTTGAACCATGGTGGGGAAATATTTGTCTTGCAAACACTAAATCTTCAGTGATTATCTCTCAATATGGGCTTCACCACTCTGATAAG GTCTGGCGTGAGCGGAATGCTCGTGCTCATGGTAGGGGCGTCTTTGGTCCTCACAAGCTTCTCCAAGGGATCATCCAGGATATTAATGCTAGACTAGCTACTTCTATTTGGTTCTCCAAAATTATTTGTAAAAGACCTGACCTTGTTACTTGTGCTTCCTAG